One Brassica napus cultivar Da-Ae chromosome C4, Da-Ae, whole genome shotgun sequence genomic region harbors:
- the LOC106446032 gene encoding zinc-finger homeodomain protein 10: MDMTTHTTITSPPKSPEPEPETPTRIQPAKPISFSNGIIKRHHHPTLLFTYKECLKNHAAALGSHALDGCGEFMPSPSLVSTDPTSLKCAACGCHRNFHRREQGNDSSIPPPPSSVAATIEYQPHHRHHPPPPQLPPHPPPRSPNSSSPPPISSSYMLLSLSGTNNNNLAFSGNNHHHQTGSRKRFRTKFSQFQKEKMHEFADRVGWKMQKRDEDDVREFCRQIGVDKSVLKVWMHNNKNNFNRRDIQFSVAAGATEIHKTDNGGGGILAPIPAGETNNNGGNELHHSVSNGGGGFDSDSGGGGGAHGGNVNGSSSS, encoded by the coding sequence ATGGATATGACGACTCATACAACAATAACATCTCCTCCTAAATCACCTGAACCAGAACCCGAAACTCCGACCCGGATCCAACCGGCCAAACCCATTTCCTTCAGCAACGGCATCATCAAACGCCACCACCATCCTACTCTCCTCTTTACTTACAAAGAATGTCTCAAAAACCACGCCGCGGCTTTAGGTAGCCACGCGCTAGACGGTTGCGGCGAATTCATGCCGTCTCCGTCGTTAGTCTCCACCGATCCAACTTCTCTCAAATGCGCAGCTTGTGGTTGCCACCGTAACTTCCACCGCCGTGAACAAGGCAACGACTCCTCAATCCCTCCGCCTCCTTCCTCAGTCGCCGCCACAATTGAGTATCAGCCTCACCACCGTCAccatccaccaccaccacaattACCTCCTCATCCTCCTCCTCGCAGCCCTAACTCCTCTTCTCCGCCGCCGATTTCCTCATCTTACATGCTCTTATCTCTCTCCGGGACTAACAACAACAACTTAGCTTTCTCCGGAaacaaccaccaccaccaaaccGGATCTCGTAAGCGGTTCCGAACGAAGTTCAGCCAGTTTCAGAAAGAGAAGATGCACGAGTTCGCCGACCGAGTCGGGTGGAAGATGCAGAAACGCGACGAAGACGATGTCCGAGAATTCTGCCGTCAGATCGGAGTTGACAAAAGCGTTCTCAAAGTCTGGAtgcacaacaacaaaaacaacttCAACCGCCGCGATATCCAATTCTCCGTCGCCGCCGGAGCCACCGAGATCCACAAAACAGATAACGGCGGTGGAGGAATCCTCGCTCCGATTCCCGCCGGTGAAACTAACAATAACGGAGGCAACGAGCTTCACCACAGTGTTAGTAACGGCGGAGGAGGGTTTGATAGTGATAGTGGTGGCGGTGGAGGAGCTCACGGCGGTAACGTAAACGGGTCGTCGTCGTCGTGA